CACATCGACAAGCAACTCGAGTCCCTGTTTCTCACCCATGTTGCCTGCGTAGAGGGCAACGATGGCATCGTCCGCAATCGCGAGTTCTCGCCGCAGCGCTCCTGCTCCGGAAACCGGTCTAATGTGGCCGGTGTCCACCCCATTCAGGAAAAGGATCCTCCTGTCCACAGGGACCCCCTTGCTCCCGAGTTTTTCCAGCATGCTCGGCGAGATCGTCGAGACTCGATCAAATCGCCGCAGCAGAGACCGTTCGATCGCCGTCGAGACCGAGTTAAGTCGGCGAGAACTCAATTGCCCGAGTGAAAACGCAATATCCACTTCGAAGTCCTGGATGTGCAACCAGCTCCCTGCACCTCCCAGGCTTGCGGAAATCAACGCCGAGGGTGCGGCCAGGATCGTCGGAGCGATTACCAGCACGACATCCGGCTTCCACAACCACCCCATAACCGAAGGGATAAAACTGCTCAAGGAAAAACTGGCGAAATGCAACAGGCGCTTGACCCCGGTTTGATGTTTCGGAATGTAGACGGGACACCGCAAGACATCGACCCCGTTAAGCCTCTCCCGGCGATACCTCCAGGCAGAGTAACCACTTGCCACACGCCACTCCGGATAATAAGGAGGTGCGGCGAATACCCTGACCTTGTGCCCCTGGGCCGCCAGCCATTCTGCCGTCTCCCCGGCGTACTTGCCGGTCGCGGTAAGCTCCGGAGCATAGTTGATACTCGATATGAGTATTCTCAGCGCCATGTTTCTTTGTAACCTGACATGCTACCCGGTTCAGCGCCCCGTTAGTATGAGCCGGCATATCGCATTGAGCTGGACCTGGGATTCACGCCGAACCTCGTGGAATCGCCGTATCGCCGCTCGCGAGATCGTCTCGAATTGCGCGGGGAGTAGAACCCAGGTTTCGATCCGTTCGACCGCCCGCTCAACGAAACTCTCTCCCCCCTCGACAACCCATCCCGCCCGTGAGCCGATTACATCCCTGACACAGCCGCGGTCGGCAGCGATCACGGGGACACCGGCATACATCGCTTCGTGGATAACCCGGCCTTCGGCTTCATTGCGAGACGGGAAAAGAAACAGATCGATGCCGCGGTAAAACTCTTCCTTCACCGACCCGTAAACGGCACCGACATACTGGATGCTTCCGAGCCGATCGAGCCGATCGATCCGTGAAAGAAGTTCGGATTTCAGCGCATCGTCCTCGATCGGACCCGCAATCCTGGCCGAGACCCGGACACCGCGCCTGCCCAGCTCTTCCAACGTATCCAGAAACTCGTAAATTCCCTTTTCAACCGTTATATTACTGATGTAACCGATAACCTCGAGTCTGCCTCGCGGCTTCACGGCTTGCGGCACCCCGCTGTCATCCAGAAAAACGACATTCGACAGCCAGGCTGTCTTAACAATGCGGGGATATCGGGATTTCAGCGACACGCCCATGCGCTCGCACAACACGATATGCGTCGCTTTGGAACCCGAAACCAAGGTGATCCATTTCATCAGCAACCGGGGTTTGTCTACGTAGGTGTAGTTGTGGTGATGCAGGAACAGTCTCCTTCCGGAAAGCCGGCTAAGACCGGCGAATACGAGATCGTACGCGATGCCGTAACCTCCGGACATACTGATAACGACACTCCCGCCCCGCTTTTTCGTTACCAGGAGGAAGACGAATCGGGCCAGCCCCCTCAGAACCACCAAGGATCGACCGAGGCGCGCTCGATAAGACCGGCTCGCCGTATCAGGCGATAAATTAATGACCGATGGCTGATCGCCTGCGGCCGCCAAATGCTTCCGCAACGCCTCGTTACTAAGCGACTGCCCATGAATCGGCGGCGGGAAAACACCGACCATTACGATCATGTCTGTTTGACTTCCCTTCAGCAACGCTGATCAACGACTCCGTTGTCGAAGGGTAACCGCGCCGATGCGTCGATTCGTGCTTTTGCCGCTATCGCTGCGGGAATCATGCGTAACCCAACCGCGCGTTGACCTCACCCATCGTTTGTTCGAATAGAGCAAGATCCTTCTCGGAAAAGTATTTGTCCCATTGGCCCGGTGATGCGCTGCGCACGAAAGTCGCGCCTTCCAGCTTCATGCGCTCCCGGAGAAATCGGGAATCCTTTTCCTTTTTCCGCATCCGGTCTTTTTCGTTGGCGCGAACGGCAAACTCGATGCGCTCGCGATCCGCGCCGATTCCGAGTAATACCAATACCGATTCGAGTTGACTTGCCGGGTTGTTGAGCAGGTCCTCATAGCGCAACAGGAGAAAAGCCTCTGGCTGGACGTCGATCTGACGAAGCCAGGACTCGACGTTTTTATCCCAGGCCCCATACCCATCGAGGCTCCCCGACGTAAACCAGCGAAAGAATTCGGAGAACCCTCCGCTGAACATTCCCGTTGCACAATGGTGGTGATAATAGGACACCGCTACGTCCTTACCGTCGCGAACCATGTAGATTCCCCTGCCATAGGCTGGCTGCCACATCTCATGGGTCCGTATGATCCGCCCTCCAGCCGGTAGCATATAGCCACGCCCCTTGTGATAAGCCACTCCCGGAACGACGTCACCGACCCGGTCGAAGTCGGTCTCCTCGCCGGTCAACACCGTGGCGATCAGAAACGCCAGCCAAGTATTGCCCGATTTTGGGTAGGACGCCAAGAAGATGTCATGCGGATCAAGTCCCCTATGGCGCCAGGCCGTCAGCGCTACTCGAAAACCCAAGCGGCGCCCCATCCATTTCGCCATCAGTTCAGTGTGCACGATAATTCATACCAGTTCGCTCACTCCCCCGTCGCGACGTCTACACGCCCCCGCCACCATGTCGTTCCGACCGCCCGCTGCGAAATACCGACATCCGCTGACAATGACCGGACGCATTGAACTCCTCTCTGATCCACGACCGTTCAGCCGGATTCATCCGACCGCACCCTTATGACTGTCAACCCGTTAAACAACAACGCGGTGATCAGTGACGCTGCCTGGGCGATCACGATCGACAGGGCCAAACCTTCCAATCCTAGCTTCGGAACCAGGAACGGCAGGGTCATCAGCAGTACCGGATACATCGCCAATTCAGCGTATGTCGATGACTCGGGATATCCAAGTCCGCGTTGACATTCCACGAGAATACGCCTGATGGACCAGAGAAGGGCGGCTGCGAGGAGCATTCGCGCCACGGGGATGGCGTCAGAGAATTCCGCACCGAAAAACGTCACCACCAGCCAGGGCATAAGGTAGTACAAGGCGACGATCAGGACGCCGTTGAGCACGACGACCGATGATGAAAAGATTCCCAGGTACGACTTCGCAGCCCGAGCGGATTCGACCGCGGACATGAAAGGGAAGACGACCATGCCCAGGCTATGTGCTACGAACTTGGGCAGATTGTTGAATGCCTGAGCCACAACATAGATTCCCAGTGCCGCGGGAGAAAGGTACAGCCCGGCCACCAGCTGGTCGAATTTCAAGCTCTCCAGCGGAGAGACATAGCCCACCATCCCCCTCAATCCATAGGTCAGCAATCGCCGCGTTTCGGGCAGCGAACGCCCTCGGGCCATCGAGCCCTGCAGAGAAACGGTCACTCTGGCTCGTCTGAAAGCAAAAAATCCTACCACCACCTTGGCTGCCCCCCACATTATGGTGACCAAGGGCAGCGAGACGTGGCCCGAAACCCAGAGACTTGCCATCCCCACAGAATAAAGCACGGGATCCGCTAGACGGATGGCGTTGAAGCTCCGGAAGTGCCCCATACCCTGCAATATCGCCAGACCATACTGCTGCGCCACAAATCCGGGAACCGCGCTCAAAGTGATGAGGCCCGCCAGAACGACATCGTCCGACTTGTCCTGCAGGTAGATGGCCAGAACGCCGGCATGCGTGCCGAATAGCAAAACGCTCTGGCTCAGCACCGCACGCCCACAGAGCGTCATCATCCGGGGGGCGATAGAGTGATCCCTGGCGACGAAATGCGTCACGGCTTGCGGCAGGCCGAGGAGACCGAGCTGCGACACGGTCACCGCAAACAGGACGAGCAATGCGAGATAACCGCGACCTTCGACGCCCAGGAATCGTGCCGCCAGGATTCCGCTCACAATCAGGACGGCTTGTATCAAGATCCCGGTCACAACAGATTCCAGGGCCGACCGACCGAAGCGACCCAGAACAGCCACTTAAACCCCGATCCGGCCGAAGAGGCAGAGAAAAGGATCAGCCAACAGCCACCTGCCTCGCCCCTTCTTCAACACCCGAGCCCTTATGCGAAACACGCTGATGAATACCTTCAAACCGTTTCGGTATGATTTTGCCCCCGTCTTCCGGCTAGAGGATTTGAGCGATTGCCTCGAGGTCACCGAAACAACCGGGGTATTCGAACAGATCAACTAATGATGCCCTGACAATGCATAGTGCGGATCTGGGAACGTGGAACTGAGTCTCGGCCCGAATCCACCTCCCCGAATTCAATCACACATTCTGATGGATGTATTCATTCTCTTGATTGGGCGCGGAGCCGTTACCACGTCGAATCATACCGTTGCTTTCAGCGGAAATGACCGTGCGGTTGCGGCGTGCATCACACGGGGATATGGTGAGAGAATACGGTCCCGTTCGGGGACAATGCTATGTCTTTCATCGAAAATGGGGCGTATAATTGCATGTTTGTAAAAATTTCAGCTACTTAGATGCCTGTCAGGTCGTTGCATGGTTGTGTCACGGAGCGAAATCATCCCTGGAAATCCCGGCAGCTGCATTGACTTCGATCTGCACTCCCGCACGATTTCCGCCGCCACGGGGGGCTTGGCAAGCACATTGGCTCCAGATTCTCCCACAAGACTTTCTCAGCCAAATGTCGCCGTACTACTCTGCACCTTCCAGGGAGGTCGGTTTCTTGCCGAGCAACTCGAATCGATTGGTGCCCAAAGGCACAGTAACCTGACCGTATGGGCATCCGATGACGGGTCTGATGACGGCACCCTGCGCATTCTTGACCAATACCAAACCCAGTGGGGGAAGGAGCATCTCTCGATCCGATCGGGCCCCCGGCAGGGATTCGCCGCAAATTTTCTCTCTCTGGTGTGCGACCAAGACATACAGGCGGACTTTTTTGCCTTTGTGGATCAGGACGACATCTGGGAGTGCGACAAGATCTCGAGTGCGTTATCAAAATTGAATTGCATTCCGAAAGACGTTCCCGCTTTGTATTGCGCCAGAACCCGGATGATCGATGAAAATGGCCGTGACATCGGGTTTTCGCCGCTGTTCGAGAAAAAACCTAGCTTCGCCAATGCACTCGTGCAGAATATCGGCAGCGGAAATACCATGGTGATGAACAACGCAGCCCGCCAGCTCCTCAGCAGTCGGTGTGAACGAGACGTCGTCTATCACGATTGGTGGCTCTATTTGCTCGTCAGCGGGGCAGGCGGGACCGTGTTTTACGATGCGTATCCCACGACGCGTTATCGACAACACAGCAGTAATCTGATGGGTCCCAATGCCGGTTGGCGTGCCAGGCTGCTCCGCATATGGCTACTCTTTAATGGGCAATTCCGAAACTGGAATACCGTAAACACCCGCGCCTTGCAAAAGGCCAAACACCAGCTTACGCCCGAGAATCAACGCATCCTCGATCAATTCTGCGAAGCCAGAGACCGCTGGCTGGTGCCCCGGCTGTGGGGTCTCAAGCGCTCCGGCATCTATCGGCAAACGCTGGGTGGCAATATCGGCCTGATCACTGCGGCTGTACTCAAAAAGGTGTAGAAAGCCTCTATGTAACAATGACCATACTCGTTACTGGAGGCGCCGGATTCATCGGTTCAAACTTTGTACTCGACTGGCTGGAAGATCGTTCCGAACCGGTGGTCAACCTCGAC
The Gammaproteobacteria bacterium DNA segment above includes these coding regions:
- a CDS encoding glycosyltransferase WbuB; its protein translation is MALRILISSINYAPELTATGKYAGETAEWLAAQGHKVRVFAAPPYYPEWRVASGYSAWRYRRERLNGVDVLRCPVYIPKHQTGVKRLLHFASFSLSSFIPSVMGWLWKPDVVLVIAPTILAAPSALISASLGGAGSWLHIQDFEVDIAFSLGQLSSRRLNSVSTAIERSLLRRFDRVSTISPSMLEKLGSKGVPVDRRILFLNGVDTGHIRPVSGAGALRRELAIADDAIVALYAGNMGEKQGLELLVDVMGRLRANPNIQFVMCGRGAVYTRLREKTNAYTNVHWLPPQPYERLNELLNLGDIHLLPQLADAADLVMPSKLTGIFASGRPVVATAHTGTQVAKVVENRGVIVPPEDVNAFVRALVELADSAVLRESLGAAARDFAVRHLDRDMILAGIETKLEELARA
- a CDS encoding glycosyltransferase; its protein translation is MVLRGLARFVFLLVTKKRGGSVVISMSGGYGIAYDLVFAGLSRLSGRRLFLHHHNYTYVDKPRLLMKWITLVSGSKATHIVLCERMGVSLKSRYPRIVKTAWLSNVVFLDDSGVPQAVKPRGRLEVIGYISNITVEKGIYEFLDTLEELGRRGVRVSARIAGPIEDDALKSELLSRIDRLDRLGSIQYVGAVYGSVKEEFYRGIDLFLFPSRNEAEGRVIHEAMYAGVPVIAADRGCVRDVIGSRAGWVVEGGESFVERAVERIETWVLLPAQFETISRAAIRRFHEVRRESQVQLNAICRLILTGR
- a CDS encoding sulfotransferase domain-containing protein, with the protein product MHTELMAKWMGRRLGFRVALTAWRHRGLDPHDIFLASYPKSGNTWLAFLIATVLTGEETDFDRVGDVVPGVAYHKGRGYMLPAGGRIIRTHEMWQPAYGRGIYMVRDGKDVAVSYYHHHCATGMFSGGFSEFFRWFTSGSLDGYGAWDKNVESWLRQIDVQPEAFLLLRYEDLLNNPASQLESVLVLLGIGADRERIEFAVRANEKDRMRKKEKDSRFLRERMKLEGATFVRSASPGQWDKYFSEKDLALFEQTMGEVNARLGYA
- a CDS encoding oligosaccharide flippase family protein: MTGILIQAVLIVSGILAARFLGVEGRGYLALLVLFAVTVSQLGLLGLPQAVTHFVARDHSIAPRMMTLCGRAVLSQSVLLFGTHAGVLAIYLQDKSDDVVLAGLITLSAVPGFVAQQYGLAILQGMGHFRSFNAIRLADPVLYSVGMASLWVSGHVSLPLVTIMWGAAKVVVGFFAFRRARVTVSLQGSMARGRSLPETRRLLTYGLRGMVGYVSPLESLKFDQLVAGLYLSPAALGIYVVAQAFNNLPKFVAHSLGMVVFPFMSAVESARAAKSYLGIFSSSVVVLNGVLIVALYYLMPWLVVTFFGAEFSDAIPVARMLLAAALLWSIRRILVECQRGLGYPESSTYAELAMYPVLLMTLPFLVPKLGLEGLALSIVIAQAASLITALLFNGLTVIRVRSDESG
- a CDS encoding glycosyltransferase family 2 protein — translated: MSRSEIIPGNPGSCIDFDLHSRTISAATGGLASTLAPDSPTRLSQPNVAVLLCTFQGGRFLAEQLESIGAQRHSNLTVWASDDGSDDGTLRILDQYQTQWGKEHLSIRSGPRQGFAANFLSLVCDQDIQADFFAFVDQDDIWECDKISSALSKLNCIPKDVPALYCARTRMIDENGRDIGFSPLFEKKPSFANALVQNIGSGNTMVMNNAARQLLSSRCERDVVYHDWWLYLLVSGAGGTVFYDAYPTTRYRQHSSNLMGPNAGWRARLLRIWLLFNGQFRNWNTVNTRALQKAKHQLTPENQRILDQFCEARDRWLVPRLWGLKRSGIYRQTLGGNIGLITAAVLKKV